A window from Nothobranchius furzeri strain GRZ-AD chromosome 17, NfurGRZ-RIMD1, whole genome shotgun sequence encodes these proteins:
- the LOC139063798 gene encoding uncharacterized protein — MDDRRSSAEMLEKQVMARLLLRVEEASRHPLDLHFLHFVCNHELTFIQSLTNQISIPQDVIMALSNLSEVVAAKLEEGTVHPIGTELVEGITGQQKYMVNKECLQNLVDLDLSIPSISAVMGISKSTVKRALRENDISIRRSYSSISDDQLDDIVGSIKITAPNIGSRMLKGRLRALGHRITWTRIWASLKRVDALGVATRATRVGCVVRRSYTVQAPLSLVHVDTNHKLMRYGFVIFGGIDGFSRKIMYLDASTDNKASTALGLFLGSVEKNGLPLRVRGDQGVENVDIARYMFTVRGCGRGSFMSGKSVHNQRIERLWRDLWMAVTSTYYHMLHSLEEEGSLDPTSYLHLFAAHYVFLPRLQLELCSFIHGWNNHPLRTEQNLTPNQLWEIGRAQNPVCSAEHQQHDVEQCPAVVEDGEELPGVVVPPATCPLTQQGLEDLRATINPNGPSDDYGRGLYISVVNYVELHSSL, encoded by the exons ATGGATGACCGACGTTCATCTGCA GAAATGTTGGAGAAGCAGGTTATGGCCAGGCTTCTTCTGAGAGTTGAAGAGGCAAGTCGTCATCCATTGGATCTTCATTTCCTGCATTTTGTCTGCAATCATGAGCTGACTTTCATCCAGTCACTTACCAACCAGATTTCCATTCCTCAAGATGTGATAATGGCCCTGTCCAACCTCAGTGAAGTGGTGGCTGCAAAACTTGAAGAAGGGACTGTACATCCAATAGGCACAGAGTTGGTTGAAGGAATTACAGGCCAACAGAAATACATGGTCAATAAAGAGTGTCTGCAGAATTTAGTAGATTTGGATCTATCGATCCCAAGCATATCAGCTGTTATGGGCATTTCGAAATCAACAGTTAAACGTGCACTACGTGAAAATGACATATCTATAAGAAGATCATACAGCAGTATTTCAGATGACCAACTGGATGATATTGTGGGATCTATTAAGATAACAGCACCAAACATTGGGTCGCGGATGCTAAAGGGAAGACTACGTGCACTTGGTCATCGCATTACATGGACAAGGATATGGGCATCGTTGAAGCGTGTAGATGCTTTAGGTGTGGCGACCAGAGCCACACGTGTTGGatgtgtggtcaggagatcctacACTGTGCAGGCGCCACTTTCCTTGGTTCATGTAGATACAAATCATAAACTCATGAG GTATGGGTTTGTCATATTTGGAGGCATAGATGGCTTTTCTAGAAAG ATCATGTACTTGGATGCCTCAACTGACAACAAAGCATCTACTGCCCTTGGATTGTTTTTGGGATCTGTTGAGAAGAATGGACTTCCCTTGCG GGTTCGAGGAGATCAGGGAGTAGAAAATGTGGACATTGCAAGATATATGTTCACAGTACGTGGATGTGGAAGAGGAAGTTTCATGTCAGGAAAGAGTGTTCACAATCAGCG CATAGAAAGACTATGGCGGGACCTGTGGATGGCAGTCACAAGCACATACTACCATATGTTGCACAGCCTTGAAGAGGAGGGTTCACTGGACCCCACTAGCTATCTACACCTTTTTGCTGCCCATTATGTGTTCCTACCCCGACTACAGTTAGAACTGTGCAGCTTCATTCATGGATGGAATAATCATCCTCTCCGAACAGAGCAGAACCTGACACCAAACCAACTCTGGGAGATAGGGCGGGCACAAAATCCAGtctgctcagcagaacatcaacaG CACGATGTTGAGCAATGTCCTGCAGTTGTTGAAGATGGGGAAGAACTTCCAGGTGTTGTGGTCCCACCTGCGACATGTCCTCTCACACAGCAGGGTCTTGAAGACCTCAGAGCCACCATCAATCCCAATGGACCATCAGATGATTATGGACGAGGACTGTACATCTCTGTTGTAAACTACGTTGAGCTTCACAGCTCACTCTAA